Proteins encoded in a region of the Vicia villosa cultivar HV-30 ecotype Madison, WI linkage group LG5, Vvil1.0, whole genome shotgun sequence genome:
- the LOC131604930 gene encoding uncharacterized protein LOC131604930, producing the protein MGESWIRGLNEGMVRGPQQQGVYGMSVSELLSPLGKCWNVQAIKLLFDYGIAEDIIHTPLVEDVVEDKLIWKEEKDGCYSVRSGYRLWRKTHGSPDSNRVEGDWCSLWNIKAPPRVKHLIWRICRDCLPTRSLSNIIDSRIINYHDDVASVLLDICSSEDSSMLAGRVAVMVDILWRNRNNMIWNNESDTYSKLGLSAFCSWQEWFVAQDIGNRDQVRPYPLTWNPPLEGRLKCNVDAGFNIIRGSTNRGWCIRDHLGHFISAGTAWDFGSFPILEAEALALKEAILSAIDLHLEYVIFESDSQNTIHAICSDVNGFSEFGTIISSIRSLLDNFPNFEVKFVKRQANLVAHALAKAANFWIRRSFFNVVPPCIDLLIINDMS; encoded by the exons ATGGGAGAGTCGTGGATCAGAGGGTTGAATGAAGGTATGGTGAGAGGCCCTCAGCAACAAGGTGTGTATGGTATGTCCGTTAGTGAGCTTCTGTCGCCTCTCGGTAAGTGTTGGAATGTCCAAGCTATAAAGCTTCTGTTTGATTATGGGATTGCGGAGGATATTATTCACACTCCTTTGGTTGAGGATGTCGTGGAAGATAAATTGATTTGGAAAGAGGAGAAAGATGGTTGCTATAGTGTGCGTTCGGGGTATAGATTGTGGAGGAAAACACATGGTTCCCCTGATTCCAATCGTGTGGAAGGGGATTGGTGTAGTCTATGGAACATTAAGGCCCCTCCGAGAGTTAAGCATCTTATTTGGAGGATTTGTAGAGATTGCCTTCCCACAAGAA GTTTGTCCAATATTATTGATTCCCGTATTATTAATTATCATGATGATGTTGCTTCTGTTCTTCTGGATATCTGTAGTAGTGAGGATAGTAGTATGTTGGCAGGGAGAGTTGCGGTTATGGTTGATATTTTGTGGAGAAACCGTAACAACATGATTTGGAACAATGAGAGTGATACTTATTCTAAACTTGGTTTGTCTGCTTTCTGTAGTTGGCAGGAGTGGTTTGTGGCTCAGGATATTGGAAATCGGGATCAAGTGCGTCCTTATCCGCTGACTTGGAACCCCCCGTTGGAAGGTAGATTAAAATGCAATGTTGACGCAGGGTTTAATATTATTCGGGGTTCTACCAATAGAGGCTGGTGTATTCGAGACCATCTGGGGCATTTCATCTCTGCTGGTACCGCTTGGGATTTTGGTTCCTTCCCAATCCTGGAAGCGGAAGCTTTGGCCCTCAAAGAAGCCATCCTTAGTGCTATTGATTTGCATCTTGAGTATGTTATTTTCGAGAGTGATTCTCAAAATACGATTCATGCCATTTGTTCTGATGTTAATGGTTTCTCCGAGTTTGGTACTATTATTTCGTCTATTCGTAGTTTATTGGATAATTTTcccaactttgaggtaaagtttgtaAAGCGCCAAGCGAATTTGGTTGCTCATGCCttagctaaggcggccaattTTTGGATTAGGCGTAGTTTCTTTAATGTGGTTCCTCCTTGTATTGACCTTTTGATTATTAATGATATGAGTTGA